The stretch of DNA AAATCCACACCTTCATGCTTGCGGTTGCGTGCCCATTCTTCCCGGATATCCACAGTCAACGGTACTTGATTGGTGCTTTCCAGCGCTACCATGTCAATTAGTATGTCACTTTTCCAAACGATGTCCATCGCTTCCGGATCCCAAAAAGCATTCCATTCTGCTGTTCCATCATGCTCTGGCTCTTCGACGTTTCCTGTCGGAAGCAATGTGCCGCCCATCCATACAAGCTTCTCGATATGCTGCACGATGGAGGGATCGATTTCCAAAGCACGAGCCAAGTCAGTAAGCGGTCCGATGAAGATAAGGGTTGTTTTCTCTTCCTGGGCTTTCAATTTATCTATCATATCCAGATGGGCTGGTTTCTCGGCAACCTTTGTACGAACTGGCAGATGCTCGTTGAGAATCGGCAGGGCATCGACAAAAAAGGCGTGCATGCGCCAATCTTTCGGAAATGGGTTTTTGCCTCGTGAAGTAGATGCCGCAATCTCAAGTGTTTCGGCACTGCCAAAGCGATCATTGATTTTTCGGCTCGCCGACAGAGCAGGCTCCAAATAGCAGTCTGCCGGAATGACAGAACAGCCGATGAGGCGCACATTCTCCATTTTCAATAAAAGATATAGTGAAATCAGATCGTCTACTCCGCCATCGTGATTCAAATAAACGTTTTTCATTAGTATGACTCCCTTTCTTCTATGCTGTCTGACTTTCTTACTATATCATAGAAAGAGAGATTCAATTTTGAGTA from Terribacillus sp. FSL K6-0262 encodes:
- a CDS encoding nucleoside hydrolase — protein: MKNVYLNHDGGVDDLISLYLLLKMENVRLIGCSVIPADCYLEPALSASRKINDRFGSAETLEIAASTSRGKNPFPKDWRMHAFFVDALPILNEHLPVRTKVAEKPAHLDMIDKLKAQEEKTTLIFIGPLTDLARALEIDPSIVQHIEKLVWMGGTLLPTGNVEEPEHDGTAEWNAFWDPEAMDIVWKSDILIDMVALESTNQVPLTVDIREEWARNRKHEGVDFVGQSYAAVPPLVHFETNSTYYLWDVLTTASVGNSSLVQKKAVRVSVEANGPSQGRTYEDKNGKEIQLVHDVDHDAFFSYILSLMKA